Sequence from the Fictibacillus arsenicus genome:
TCGTTAAGGAATTAACTTCTAATTTCGTTATATCAATTTGACTTTCCATATCTTTCTTAATTGTATATAGCGAGTTTGAAAGGTAATTAAATGTTTCAGCAACCGCTATCCCTCTTTGTCGAACGACTGACCTTGCTCCTGAATCTTCTGGATTCACAGCAAGATCCTGCAAAGACTGCCAAAACCGGTCTAACGTTTTAGAAAGCCCATTATCAGAAGGCTCATTCATGATGTCTTCCATCTTTTCAAGGCCTTCAGCTTTCGCACCCCAATAACCTAACTTGTTGTTCTCCGTTCGAAACTGAACATCCAAGAAACCTTCACGGACACGCTGAATAGAGCCGGCTTTCACCCCTGTTCCCATTTGACCTGGAATATTTGGACGGTTCATAGCAGCTGCTGGGTATGGCTCTGTTTGTTCGAAGTTTACGCGTTGACGCGAATAACCTGGTGTATTGGCGTTAGATATATTGTTTCCTGTTACTTGAAGAGCAGTCTGCTGGGTAAACATCCCCCTGCGAGCTGTTTCAAGACCGTGAAAAGTTGAACGCATGTTGAATTCCTCCGTATGGGTTAAGCTTTAGAATCAAATAAAGAAGTCGAGTTGGATTGGTATGGGTTTGCCCTTTTCGTATATGTGGTTGGTTCTTGTTCAGGCTGAATCATACCTAATGACATATTTACATATTGAAGAGACTGTTCTAACAGCTCTTGATTTAATTCATTTCTGCTTTTTAGAGCTTCATAAGCAGTAATTAATTTCTTTTGCAGTTGTAAAAGGTTTTCCTTTTCATTGAGTTCAGCCTGTTCAAGCACATCACCTAAAGTAACATTTGCAAACTTAAGTAGTCGTTCTTTTTCAATCAACTTCAATTTTTTCACTTGAAGATCTTCTTCTTTTAATAGAACGTCAAGTGCTTTTATATCACCAAGCTTTAATACATCCGTTTTTCGGTCTCCTAGTGTAAGAAGCTCTTCGTGGGATTTCAATAAACGCTCCAGCAATGATGTCATTTGTGCAGTTTCCATGGAGTCCTCCTAGGATTTAGGCCAAAAGTCTAGAATAGATTTTGCAACTCTCGAAGCGTCGACTTGATAGTTTCCACTCTCAACTTGTCGCTTAATTTCGTTCACTTTATCAGCACGCTCTTGTTCAAACTTAGAAGAAGACAGAAGCTTTTTTGCCTCGTCTGAAATTTGAATCTCATCTTTTTTATATGCAGACTGAACTGTCTCTTGTTTCACATCTTGTGTCTGTTTTTTGTATGGGTTGTTTTGTATAGAATTAAA
This genomic interval carries:
- a CDS encoding flagellar protein FlgN translates to METAQMTSLLERLLKSHEELLTLGDRKTDVLKLGDIKALDVLLKEEDLQVKKLKLIEKERLLKFANVTLGDVLEQAELNEKENLLQLQKKLITAYEALKSRNELNQELLEQSLQYVNMSLGMIQPEQEPTTYTKRANPYQSNSTSLFDSKA
- the flgM gene encoding flagellar biosynthesis anti-sigma factor FlgM; this translates as MRINHFNSIQNNPYKKQTQDVKQETVQSAYKKDEIQISDEAKKLLSSSKFEQERADKVNEIKRQVESGNYQVDASRVAKSILDFWPKS